The following nucleotide sequence is from Diospyros lotus cultivar Yz01 chromosome 3, ASM1463336v1, whole genome shotgun sequence.
GGGTTTGGATAAGTTCGAGTCAGTTTTTAAGATATCCAGGAAAACCTTCAACTATATTTGTTCACTTGTGAAGGAACATATGCTGTCGAAGTCAGCTCACTTCACATTTGGTAATGGAAAGCCAATGTGTTTGAATGATCAAGTAGCTATAGCTTTGAGAAGGCTAGGCTCTGGTGCATCACTAATTGCAGTTGCCGAATTATTTGGGACAAACCACTCAACTGTCTCTCAAGTGACCTGGCGTTTTGTGGAGGCTATGGAAGAAAGGGGGCTTCACCACCTTCAGTGGCCTTCCACTGAACAAGAAATCACGGATGTAAAAATCAAGTTTGAGAGACTTCAAGGACTTCCAAATTGTTGTGGTGCAATTGACACGACCCACATTAGCATGTTGCTGTCTTCATCCGAAATGCAAAGCAACGTGTGGATTGATCAGGAGAAAAATCACAGTATGATCTTGCAGGCAATCGTGGACCCTGATATGAGGTTTCGGGATATAGTCACTGGATGGCCTGGAAAAATGAATGATTTTGCTGTGCTTCAGAATTCAGCTTTCTTCAAGCTGTGTGAAAAAGGAGAGAGGTTAAACGGGAGCAAGATGAAGCTCTCAGAAGGTACTGAATTAAGGGAATATATAGTTGGTGATTCAGGCTTCCCATTGCTGCCCTGGCTTGTCACACCTTATCAAGGGAAGGACCTTTTGGCATCCATGGCAGAGTTCAACAAGCGGCATCTTGCAACCCGAGTGGTGGCAGAAAGGGCGTTGGCAAGGTTGAAGGAGATGTGGAGGATAATTCACAGGGTAATGTGGAGACCTGACAAGCATCGGCTTCCTAGGATTATCCTCGTATGCTGCATTCTTCATAATATCGTTATCGACTTGGAAGACGAGGTCCTGGATGAATTGCCTTTGTCTCACCATCATGACTCAGGTTACAAGCAACAGATTTGTGAATTTGCTGACAAGACTGCTCTGGTTTTGAGAGATAAGCTCTCCCTCTTCTTATCTGGAGGACTTCCCCCTTGAGTAAATTTGCTTCATAGGTTGAAAGAGCTTGAAGAAGAAGGTGATGAAGAAGCCAGCGAGCATTCAGGTTTGATTCTGGATCTGGACCCTAAATAAACTTCATTGCAAGTTTATAAGGTGAGAAAGGTGAAGAGACCCAGGTTGAGTGatagaatttattattatacaaaataaaacagcaaaattttgaattctagGAGGGATTGATGTAATCTATAATTTCATAAGAAAATCTGGATTAATAtcttttgatttgtttaaaTGAACATTTTGAGTCCCCCATACTCGATGTGAAGCATATGAATCACACTGAAGATAAGCTTCCCCTGGAGGTTGTTGTGAAGATCTTGATCATATGAATTCACCTTACATGTCCTGAGCAAGATAAGAGTCACTTAGATCACGTTCTCGTGAGAATACTCCAGAGTTGAACTTTCCTTAATAATAGTCCTCTCTCGAGGTGTTGGTCAAAATGCAACGACGTCTCATCTTTGGAATGGAGATTTTATGAAGAGTTGCTGATGTGGTCTTATAAATTAAGACTCTTTGGAGACCAACTTCCACGGGCACAGACCCATGCTACGCGGTGTCCCGCGCTCCTATAAACCTTACCCACAATGAATGAATGCTTTCTTATTAGTTGCCAAGAATGCACTCCAACCCAACTTGTCTTCAATTTCAATCCAATCACGTCCCTCTCTTCTACATATATCACAAGTGTACCCTTGCCTTCCAAACTATTTGCAGCCATGGCAAcgaaaaaaatgagagaagatGGAGACTTCAAGAGGCTTACCATGGCCAGTTATGTAGAGTGCTTATCGTTGACAGACAAGAATAGGAGTTTCGCTTGTAAGACATGGAAAAAAGAGTTCACAATCTTCCGAGCACTCAACGGCCATTGAGCAGGCCATTGAGCAAGCCATAGAGACTGTTGGGTGGCAAAGACCACTTTGGTTGCGATGAGATTGGTGGGCAGGGCCGGACCTTTCATGAGGCCCATAAGGCAGCtgcctcagggcccatgaaAATTTGGTTATTTGAGGCCCATAAATTGGAAACCCCCATTTTGGTAAGGGCCTAGCCGCCCACGAACCATAGTCTACTCCCTCCCCTTGCAAAGCTTCATGTTCACTGTACCCTTCTCCCCTTCTCGCTTTCGCTACCCTCTCTCGCTCTGTCATTCCTTCTTCGTTGCTCTTGTCCTCGTGCCTCGCCTTTGCGGGCTCGCCTTCGCCGTCGgtggctcgccctcgctctgcctctctctcatttccccgCTCCTTCGAATCGTCGCCCTTCGCCCTCGCCGAGCTCGCCCTCGCTTTCCCGCCTATTGCTGCTCGATCAACGGTTGCTCGCCCTAATGGCCGGTCACTGGTGGCTCGTTGCCTCACTAAGACGCTCTCCGTCGCTCCAGCCTCCAGATTCAGTCTCTTCTCTCCGCTCGCGCTGCCTTGGATCGGATAATCAAATTCAATCTTTGAAGTAGATCTGCTTCTCCAAAATCCAGATCTACTTATTGCTTAGCTAGTTAGCTTCAACGAATCAACTTTCAGCGGTTACGGTTAGTTTCTCCTTCATGAATCATTTCGTTTTTCGTTTATGATGTATTGGGAGATTTGGATTATTGGATAGCtttgtctattttattgatgttggcGGAAtacctaaacttgatttgatatTTTTGCCTCAAAAAATGTAAGGagattagtttttaattattaatttagaaaatttttaattttattcgttgATATGGGGGCCCATTTTTAGATTTCGCCTCAGGGCCCCAAATCTCATGTACAGCACTGCTGGTGGGTTGTAGGTATCATTGGCCAAATGGGTCGTGACTCCTGAGTATTTGATACTTGATATGGAGTTTGTGATGGGTTAAAGTTTAGGTGATCACTTGAGATAACATCAAGGAGCCAATCACGATGACGGAATGTGTGTCACTGGTTATggagaaattaataattaacaattcgattttaatttatactttacACCTTATAATCAAGTTTAAAAACATGCTCTAGCACCTCAATGGTGATTGCTTCATTCTTCCTTTTGCATAGTTTGaagtttttgatttttagtaatttgtagagcttattacaaaaaaataagaacaatttCATTGAAAATTTACCAATTCCAGCCAAATAAATCCCCAAAATAAAACACTACCCTTGGCATCAAACTTACCaatgaaagaggaagaaaatgacaATTAAACTTGCAACACCACCATCGGTCacatattttttgtgaaaacAGAATTTGTTatcaattatttattagatattataataaatttaaaatttaatcaaaaaaacTAACATCTCATTGTGATATTTAAACACTCAACACCTTACACACGTTagcttttatttaaattttttttatttcttttcactTACATAAGTATAACACAGACTAACTCTGtggttattatttattcatttaggTTGTGTTTGGGAGAGGAGTGTGAAACATACTTGGATGGAACGAAATCCAACAAAATGAGGTTTCCATTGTTTGGGAGGAAGAATATTAATAAAGGAATGGAATGAAACATGATGAAACTGGATAGAAAAGGCTTCCGTCCATTCTCCTTTGTCTACCCCAGTTTGAGGGGAAATGGAGGGAATAGAAATGTGGCAAAACTTTtaatgttgtatatatatatatggataaatCAGTCTTACTATTTAGGGTAAggtgttaaataaattattataattcattTTGAATGTTAAATTCATcgttgtaatttaaaaaaattaattaagtaattatacttttaaatttcatatcaaattagacattatatgtttaaaaaatgtcaaataagtAA
It contains:
- the LOC127798449 gene encoding protein ALP1-like isoform X2, which gives rise to MGPVRGYKKRKKVEKKVEPNASASGSSEDASLDWWDVISQRIAGNLSPSKGLDKFESVFKISRKTFNYICSLVKEHMLSKSAHFTFGNGKPMCLNDQVAIALRRLGSGASLIAVAELFGTNHSTVSQVTWRFVEAMEERGLHHLQWPSTEQEITDVKIKFERLQGLPNCCGAIDTTHISMLLSSSEMQSNVWIDQEKNHSMILQAIVDPDMRFRDIVTGWPGKMNDFAVLQNSAFFKLCEKGERLNGSKMKLSEGTELREYIVGDSGFPLLPWLVTPYQGKDLLASMAEFNKRHLATRVVAERALARLKEMWRIIHRVMWRPDKHRLPRIILVCCILHNIVIDLEDEVLDELPLSHHHDSGYKQQICEFADKTALVLRDKLSLFLSGGLPP
- the LOC127798449 gene encoding protein ALP1-like isoform X1, giving the protein MGPVRGYKKRKKVEKKVEPNASASGSSEDASLDWWDVISQRIAVSLGICFICLLFWITSCMFFYLRNLSPSKGLDKFESVFKISRKTFNYICSLVKEHMLSKSAHFTFGNGKPMCLNDQVAIALRRLGSGASLIAVAELFGTNHSTVSQVTWRFVEAMEERGLHHLQWPSTEQEITDVKIKFERLQGLPNCCGAIDTTHISMLLSSSEMQSNVWIDQEKNHSMILQAIVDPDMRFRDIVTGWPGKMNDFAVLQNSAFFKLCEKGERLNGSKMKLSEGTELREYIVGDSGFPLLPWLVTPYQGKDLLASMAEFNKRHLATRVVAERALARLKEMWRIIHRVMWRPDKHRLPRIILVCCILHNIVIDLEDEVLDELPLSHHHDSGYKQQICEFADKTALVLRDKLSLFLSGGLPP